The region CTCGTGTACTTTTCTTGAACATTTACAAGGGAAGTGGTTTTAATCTGTAGGAAACCTCTAATGAAGCCCCGGTGGACTAAGCACTGCTCGCCACTTGTCAGGCAGGAAACGCTTTGTACAGTGAACAGAATCAGATGAAAAGCTTCTCCATTTCATTACGTAGTAATTCTACAATTGTTTGTAACACAAATGCAGACAATTATCCTCACTATGTAACCAGGGGCAGGTTTAGTACTGTGTTATTAGACAGCCCCTGGTTTAGGTACTGACATCGCACAGACAGGTCATCTGTAATCACTGAATCATATCATAAACAATAACTGCTTGAAACAGTCATAAAACAATCATTAGTACACGATAATGCGCTTTTAATGCTGCAACAGTAATTTTGCAACTTCTAAATATGCAATACCCTTTATAGGAGCCAATTTTATGTTTTAGCCCCAGCAATTTATATAGAGTATACAGCTAAGCATAAGCATTTATATATTCATTGCTAAAACAGAATAGTTAATTGGCTTCTAAATTTTTGAGAATCGTATAATGAAATGGATAAAGTTAAAGTCAGAAAATGTTTCCTAGGAATGAGATTATTGCGCATTCCCTTAAAAAAATGTTCTCAGCTGACAGCAATTTAATCCAATATTCTTCATAATAcaggacagcacggtggctcagtggttagcattgcagtgctggggtccttggatcaaatcccaccaaatacaacatctgcaaggagtgtgtatgttctccccgtgtttgcgtgggtttcctccgggttctccggtttcatcacacactccaaagacatactggtagggaatttagattctgagccccaatggggacagcgatggtaatgtctgtaaagcgctgctgaataacatagcgctatataagcaaagcataataaataaattgtTCAATGTCAAGGTTACTACAGCTGCTCCCCCCATTCCTGGAACACTGACCTGGTAACATGATGAcaacttttggtgccatttttacaaaTTTCCCTGTgtggaaatgtaaaatctggggctaaaacaaaatttttgtggcaaaaatgtaattattttgtcttcactgcccaatggtataaaattctgtgacacacccgtgatgccaatataatcactgcacccataattaattaattgagaggtgtagtttgtaaaatggggtcacttatgagtagtgttgagcattccgatactgcaaatatcgggtatcggccgatattcgctgtatcggaattccgataccgagttccgatatttttgtgatatcggaaatcggaatcggaagttcctataacttcccagacgtgtgcggtgcgtatggttcccagggtctggaggagaggagactctccttcaggccctgggatccatattcatgtaaaaaataaagaataaaaataaaaaatatggatatactcacccctccgacggaccctggctctcaccggtgcaagcgtctgcctccgttcctaagaatgcagtgagtgtaggacctgcaatgacgtcgcggtcttgtgattggtcacgtgaccgctcatgtgactgcgacgtcatcgaaggtccttcactctctgcattcttaggaatggaggcagatgcatgcaccggtgagagccagggtccattggaggggtgagtatatccatattttttatttttattctttattttttacatgaatatggatcccagggcctgaaggagagtttcctctccttcagaccctgggaaccatccaggatagcttagcttccgatatttgtgtcccattgacttgtattggtatcgggtatcggtatcggcgatatccgatatgttttggatatcggccgatccaatccgataccgatacttttgaatatcggaaggtatcgctcaacactacttatgagttctgctggtctggcacctccggagctctctcagtgggtcatggcacctgcaaaccataacagtaaaatctgcactagaatatggctccttcccttcagagttttgtactgtgccttaaaagtatttcccaattacatgcagGGTATTGGCGCACTTAGGAGATATTGgacaacaaactgtgaggtccattttttcctcttaGCACTTAtaacaatttggggctaaaacaacatttgagATGTAAAAATGtacttattctttcttcaccacccaatggtataaatttctctgAGGCACATGTGGTGCCAATATGAGCACTGCACCCTAGATGAAAtcattgagatgtgtagtttgtaaaatgacttcacttttgggggttttctgatgttctggcacctcagaggctctttgccttgccagatcagacaaggtgattttctggatttgttttctcattttgactctcatagttgtggtctacctatgatgtcaattacaggcctctctcatctttttaagtgggagaacttgcacaattggtagctgactaaatacttttttccccactgtataccgaTAGTGGCCACCCATCCAATATAGTAAGGTGACAAGTAGCAAAGAAAAGATGCACCGTGGAATCAATGTCTCCAGAATTAATGCTCATCCATTACTCCGTGTGCCAGGGTATGTGCCAGCAAAATGGGGGCTGAGCTGGGGCGGGACAGGGAGCGGCAGTGACGTGGTGCCACAGCTCCTCTAATTCAAGATGATCTATGGTGTTCCCTATACCAGAGATCTTACTTCCGTAAGGGACTGGAATAAGATTTCTGGTGAGGCGCATGATATCCCTCAGATGCTCCAAGTTCATGAAGAGACATGAATCTCTTCATGAATCAAAGGCATCTGAAGTCAACACACCCTGTCATCAACActggcgagtagtgttgagcattccgataccgcaagtatcgggtatcagccgatatttgcggtatcggaattccgataccgagttctgatatttttgcgatatcgggaatcgggatcggaatgcatattcatgtgtaaaataaagaataaaaataaaaaatagggatatactcaccctctgacgcgccctggttgtaaccgctccaaccggcagcctccattcctaagaatgagcgagtgaaggacctgcgatgacgtcgcggtcttgtgattggtcgcgtgagcggtcacatgagcggtcacgcgaccaatcacaagccgccacgtcatcgaaggtccttcactcgctcattcttaggaacggaggctgccggttaacaccgctaggtccagggtccgccggaggggtgagtatatccatattttttatttttattctttattttttacatgaatatggatcccagggcctgaaggagagtttcctctccttcagaccctgggaaccatccaggatagcttccgatacttgtgtcccattgacttgtattggtatcgggtatcggtatcggcgatatccgatattttttggatattggccgatactatccgataccgatactttcaagtatcggaaggtatcactcaacactactggcGAGTTAATTGCCAATCTTGATGAATCTGGGCCATTGAGCTAGCTGTGTTAGTAATGGACTGTAAAGTGTCCAACATTTCATTTGTAAATAATTTCTCTTTCCCTTTGCACAGAATACATAAGAGAAGACTTCAACAACAACATCACAAGTCATGGAGACAACACTACGAATTTCGCAGAACTACTGAGGATCCTCTTTCCTGTGGTGTATCTCATCATCTTCCTTGGGAGTGTCATGCTCAATGGGCTCGCTGTCTGGATTTTCTTCCAAATCAGAAGTAAAACAAGTTTCATTGTGTATCTGAAAAACATCATGGGTGCTGATCTCCTGATGACGGCATCCTTCCCTTTTAAGATCATACAGACGTCTGGGATTGCACAGTGGAATTTCAACGTCTACCTGTGCCGGTACAGTAGTATCTTGTTCTACACCAGCATGTACATATGTATTGTGTTTCTTGGACTAATCAGTATTGACAGATATCTCAAAGTGGTGAAACCTTTTGGAAGTTCGAAAATGTACAGCATTAAATTCACGAAGATGGTGGCAACAGGCGTTTGGCTAACCATGTCGGTGCTTGCCTTGCCAAACGTCATCCTAACAAATGCGGAGCCAACCAGAGACAATGTCAATGACTGCACAAAGCTCAAGAGCCCGTTGGGGGTTCAGTGGCATTCAGCCATCACTTATATTGATATCTTCATCTTTGTTACTGTGATGATTGTGCTTATTGCATGTTACATTTCAATATCCCGACACATACAGAAATCCAGCAAACCTTTCGTCAGCTGCTCAAGTCGGACAAGAAGACACAACCAAAGTATCCGTGTAGTGGTGGCTGTGTTCTTCACATGTTTTCTGCCCTACCATCTATGTGAGCTGCCGTTCCTGTTCGGCCACCTAGATACAATCCTGGAGAAGCATGTATATGCCATTCTGCTATACTGCAAGGAGGGAACGCTAATCCTCGCCGCCTGCAACGTCTGCTTGGATCCCATCATCTATTTCTTCATGTGCAGATCCTTCTCCCACAGACTGTTCAACAGGTCCAGCATTAGATCCAGGAGTGAAAGTATAAGATCCCTGCAGAGTGTGAAGAAATCTGAAGTGCGGATATACTGTGATTATACAGAGGTATGAAAAGGAGGAGTGTGATTACTGCAGCATcatatgtaaataataataaaatactaaaCTCATGTACTCTGCTCGGTGGTTTCGTTAATGTATTAGGCATCACTAAAGGGCCAGATTGTTGGGCCTCACCCAAATCTTGACATCGTAACCATTACCTACTATTGACTAATACTTGTCCATGTGTCTCTGATTTTACATAAAACCACAGATACAATAAGAGTCTATGGGAACAAGTTATGATATGATCAAATGTGTTGACATCTTTCTCATCAACATTGCTTGCAGAGGCGCCACCGGTCAACATACGACGTACAGTGCTGGTGTAATGTGCAGCTTGTAAGCCCCATCCCGGATCCTGAATTTACACAGTGTAAATCAATTGCCAAAAGTTACTATTTAAAAGGGTTGTTGTGCACCATAAAATatgggaagagaccctgattccagtgatgtgtcacttactggactgcctgctgtagttttcataaaatcattgttttaacaGCAGGAGATAATCATTAgaggattagtaaacctgctgtcTTCCATGTAATCTTCCATGTTCATAAGCTTTGTATaactccacccccaccactgatttgcagatttctgcctatgcacagtgcacgcaGAAAGCTGCCAACGGTTTTGGGGGAACGGTGCGGCTCAGATTACATCAACTGAACAAATATGTGCAAAACCAGAAAATTGATATTTTGGGAGTTTCCAAAGTTGTCCAATGACTAATAAAGTCCGTGATTGAACTACGAGGACAGTTTGATTTACTGTATGTGAGGAAAAAGCTCTCAAcattcctgaaaaaaaaacattggaTTCTCAGGCAACTTCAACTCAATGAGACACGTGGTGGTGAAGTTTGTCTAAGACGGCGTGACAACTTTCGAATCAATACAACTTGGGGGGGAGGGGCGCAGAATTATGTGCTTTGGCCTGGGGCGTAGAAATATGTAAATCCATCCctgagcccagtaagtgatacatcaccgaAATCGGGGCCttttcccctacatcatgctgccctcagatggaGTAGTAAAatattggtgacagattcccttaaaacaTATTTTAGAAAGTGTCACTGGAAATCAGGAGACCAGGGTGAAACCCATGGTAATGCATCATGTTCGCTGTGGAGGCACCACAGGTTGGTTTTAGAACATTTGCCGCTATTCTATGATCACCTTATCAGGGTCCCTCCTAAATTTCTAAAGTATACACCTTTTTAAAGAATATGTGAAACTAATTTCCAGCATAACAATATATcctggatccaaggggtaacgtttctccttgcggagattgacatgccaaggtgaggagtttttaaagcagcaatgctcctctgggaaatatgcaaagacttctctgaagagacaaactGATAACCAGAAACATATCTACGCTTTTCAAGACTCGATACATTTCTGTCATACATTTCTGTCATACATGTCGTAAACTGTATTTCCCTAGAAATAAGGACACGGCTTTAGTTTCGTTCTTTCGCACTTCACATATATTCTGGTTTTGCAGTCATCTGGTCAGACACATGATGCTTGAACTCTGACAAAAGCTGCCACTTTGTGGGCATCAAATCTGTCAACATTTGCTTTCATTTCCTTCTCCTgtcgtaaatgtgcctccagtagaTGCTGAGGCAGGGCTTTCATTGTAGATGTCTCCGGCTGCTAAGTGCAGCTTCACAGTAAGTAAAAATAAGCACAAGCGGTATGTCTGGTGGATGAGAGTGTGATATAACATTGATTACCTATATATCTGTGCAGAGGAGGCCCTTGTGCAAAACagtatatgggccatttgcagtccaATACCTCATtgtaagggctcgtgcacatggcTGTATTTTCAGTCCGAGAACAACCCGAAgaaacatcggatcacactcggaccaatgatTTACGGAGCACcaacatgttattattattattagttatataAGGAAATTATCACAGCAAGCTGGATTTGCATTCAATATTCGCATCTTACTCAGCCAATGAGTCCATACAAAAAATTggtctgcacttggatgacatctgagtgcagtccgattatcATGAATTGACAGAATGGAgacgatggagacatttttttctggatcttctcttcatctgagaaaattggatcacactgttTGATGAGAGTGTGATTAGCGTAATCGGCCAGGCTAAGAGACAATACtgttgtgtgaccccggcctaatgcactGTTCCATCTGCTTTGGAGTAGAAGTGTAGAAGTACTAAtgaaatactgatcaataatactgatgtgtgaataaagccttaggcCAAGTTTAGAGAGAAGAATATGGACTACAATGCCCAGACTGACCGGGTCTCCTGAGCCAGACTTACAACCTTCTATATGCCATCTGAACCAGGCCTCAGGAATACTATACAATGCCTCCATGTCACACACTGCCTGTAACATATATAAGCCTATATTACACGGGTGTGCTCCTGGTCTATGATTTAATCAGCGATAACTTTTATTGCCAGGCCAGCCATCATCATATGCCGCGCAGCACGGAGGGCTTCTCCTTCTCTATGTATTCCGGTCAATTAAAGCTGCAGAATATAATGTAGGGAACTGATTACTCCAATCACTAGAGAATAGTCAACATCAATTACATATGAACTTCATTGCCTAGAATAACTTTATGGCACTCTTATCAGCGTGTAAACTGACAGAGCATGGTCACTGAGAGCCCAGCACAAAaggcgaaaccaaaacggatttaaaggggtattccatctCAGATGTTTGTGGCATGTCCAAACAATATGACATATGTCCGAGTAATGTGGAGCCGTGTGTGATTGAAAAGGTTGAAAGAAATGCACATCTCATCTGTAGAAAAGGAAATAAGAAATACCAACCATAACACCATGCTGTTAGAAACTAAAGTCAGCAGGATAGTTAGTAAATATGAGTGAAACAATTTACAGGACCTTGGTCAAACAGCCAAGTCTGTATCCAATGGCTGCCGGGTGGAAGACTTCCAGTCTGCCTGCTTCCTGCTGACATACCTGGCTTCTCTTTGGATTAGCTGGTCGGGTGCTCAGTTGTGAGGTCATCATGGTGCAGCAGTGATGTCACGCCGGGATTTCTACTCAAAAGAGGAGATGATAACGATGGAAGGTACAAAGTGGTTTGGAGAACCCTCTGACTGGTAGCCACAGAATACTGACGAGCATGCTTGACCCCTTGACCGGTAGCCATAGAATACTGACGGGCCTGCTTGACCCCTTGACCGGTAGCCATAGAATACTGACGAGCCTGCTTGACCCCTTGACCGGTAGCCATAGAATACTGACGGGCCTGCTTGACCCCTTGACCGGTAGCCACAGAATGCTGACGAGCCTGCTTGACCCCCTGACCGGTAGCCGTAGAATACTGACGAGCCTGCTTGACCCCTTGACCGGTAGCCATAGAATACTGATGGGCCTGCTTGACCCCTTGACCGGTAGCCATAGAATACTGACGAGCCTGCTTGACCCCCTGACCAGTAGCCATAGAATACTGATGTGCCTGCTTGACCCCCTCACCGGTAGCCATAGAATACTGATGAGCCTGCTTGACCCCCTGACCAGTAGCAATAGAATTCTGACGAGCCTGCTTGACCCCCTGACTGGTAGCCATAGAATACTGATGAGCCTGCTTGACCCCCTGACCGGTAGCGATAGAATACTGACGAGCCTGCTTGACCCCCTGACCGGTAGCCATAGAATACTGACGAGCCTGCTTGACCCCCTGACCGGTAGCCATAGAATTCTGACGAGCCTGCTTGACCCCCTGACCAGTAGCAATAGAATTCTGACGAGCCTGCTTGACCCCCTGACTGGTAGCCATAGAATACTGATGAGCCTGCTTGACCCCCTGACCGGTAGCCATAGAATACTGACGAGCCTGCTTGACCCCCTGACCGGTAGCCATAGAATTCTGACGAGCCTGCTTGACCCCCTGACTGGTAGCCATAGAATACTGACGAGCCTGCTTGACCCCCTGACCGGTAGCCATAGAATACTGACGAGCCTGCTTGACCCCCTGACCAGTAGCAATAGAATTCTGACGAGCCTGCTTGACCCCCTGACTGGTAGCCATAGAATACTGATGAGCCTGCTTGACCCCCTGACCGGTAGCCATAGAATACTGACGAGCCTGCTTGACCCCCTGACCGGTAGCCATAGAATACTGACGAGCCTGCTTGACCCCCTGACCAGTAGCAATAGAATTCTGACGAGCCTGCTTGACCCCCTGACTGGTAGCCATAGAATACTGATGAGCCTGCTTGACCCCCTGACCGGTTGCCATAGAATACTGACGAGCCTGCTTGACCCCCTGACCGGTAGCCATAGAATTCTGACGAGCCTGCTTGACCCCCTGACCGGTAGCCATAGAATACTGATGAGCCTGCTTGACCCCCTGACCGGTAGCCATAGAATACTGACGAGCCTGCTTGACCCCCTGACTGGTAGCCATAGAATACTGATGAGCCTGCTTGACCCCCTGACCAGTAGCAATAGAATTCTGACGAGCCTGCTTGACCCCCTGACTGGTAGCCATAGAATACTGATGAGCCTGCTTGACCCCCTGACCGGTAGCCATAGAATACTGACGAGCCTGCTTGACCCCCTGACCGGTAGCCATAGAATTCTGACGAGCCTGCTTGACCCCCTGACTGGTAGCCATAGAATACTGACGAGCCTGCTTGACCCCCTGACCGGTAGCCATAGAATACTGACGAGCCTGCTTGACCCCCTGACCAGTAGCAATAGAATTCTGACGAGCCTGCTTGACCCCCTGACTGG is a window of Ranitomeya variabilis isolate aRanVar5 chromosome 2, aRanVar5.hap1, whole genome shotgun sequence DNA encoding:
- the GPR87 gene encoding G-protein coupled receptor 87, which encodes MMLSRGLNASGVSWNTASTDMDVTPHVKSPEYIREDFNNNITSHGDNTTNFAELLRILFPVVYLIIFLGSVMLNGLAVWIFFQIRSKTSFIVYLKNIMGADLLMTASFPFKIIQTSGIAQWNFNVYLCRYSSILFYTSMYICIVFLGLISIDRYLKVVKPFGSSKMYSIKFTKMVATGVWLTMSVLALPNVILTNAEPTRDNVNDCTKLKSPLGVQWHSAITYIDIFIFVTVMIVLIACYISISRHIQKSSKPFVSCSSRTRRHNQSIRVVVAVFFTCFLPYHLCELPFLFGHLDTILEKHVYAILLYCKEGTLILAACNVCLDPIIYFFMCRSFSHRLFNRSSIRSRSESIRSLQSVKKSEVRIYCDYTEV